Proteins encoded together in one Catellatospora citrea window:
- a CDS encoding CBU_0592 family membrane protein, producing the protein MNHDVLQIIGALTVLAGYVAGQLGWTTPRSVGYLTANTLGAGVLAWLAWTSQDWGFLLLEGVWSAVSAVALVSVLRTRHTPDPTPS; encoded by the coding sequence ATGAACCACGACGTCCTGCAGATCATCGGCGCACTGACGGTGCTGGCCGGGTACGTGGCCGGCCAGCTCGGCTGGACCACACCGCGCTCGGTCGGTTATCTGACCGCGAACACCCTCGGCGCCGGCGTGCTCGCCTGGCTCGCCTGGACCAGCCAGGACTGGGGCTTCCTCCTGCTGGAAGGGGTCTGGTCCGCCGTCAGCGCGGTGGCCCTGGTCTCCGTGCTCCGCACGCGCCACACCCCCGACCCCACCCCCTCCTGA
- the rimO gene encoding 30S ribosomal protein S12 methylthiotransferase RimO, which produces MPESGRRVALLTLGCARNEVDSEELAARLAADGWQVSTDGEGADVVLVNTCGFVEKAKQDSIDTLLAAADTGAKVVAAGCMAERYGNQLAESLPEADAVLGFDDYPSISAALGSVLRGDKHDAHTPRDRRELLPIAPAKRRETGVIVPGHAAFTNDEHTPAHLRPVLRHRLDSSPVASLKLASGCDRRCSFCAIPAFRGSFVSRTPDELLAEAEWLAGTGVRELVLVSENSTSYGKDLGDPRALEKLLPQLAAIRGLVRVRVSYLQPAETRPGLVEAIATTPGVAPYFDLSFQHSSEPVLRRMRRFGSTERFLELLDSARKLAPEAGARSNFIVGFPGETRADYEELVRFVSEARLDAIGVFDYSDEDGTEAATMDGKVGAKTVRSRYDKMLSLVEELCGQRAEERLGSLVDVLVDTVDGNTASARSELASPAGASRRIKVEGRAAHQAPEVDGSTMLVAGADGVDLGALHPGDLVRARVTGTEGVDLVAVPVEMIDAAPAGRPALAVVAG; this is translated from the coding sequence GTGCCCGAGAGTGGGCGGCGGGTCGCGCTGCTGACCCTGGGCTGCGCCCGCAACGAGGTCGACTCGGAGGAGCTGGCCGCCCGCCTGGCGGCCGACGGCTGGCAGGTGAGCACCGACGGCGAGGGCGCGGACGTGGTCCTCGTCAACACCTGCGGCTTCGTCGAGAAGGCCAAGCAGGACTCGATCGACACGCTGCTGGCCGCCGCCGACACCGGCGCGAAGGTGGTGGCCGCGGGCTGCATGGCCGAGCGGTACGGCAACCAGCTGGCCGAGAGCCTGCCCGAGGCCGACGCCGTGCTCGGCTTCGACGACTACCCGTCGATCTCCGCCGCGCTCGGCTCGGTGCTGCGCGGTGACAAGCACGACGCGCACACCCCGCGTGACCGCCGCGAGCTGCTGCCGATCGCCCCGGCCAAGCGCCGCGAGACCGGCGTGATCGTGCCGGGCCACGCGGCGTTCACCAACGACGAGCACACGCCGGCGCACCTGCGGCCCGTGCTGCGGCACCGGCTCGACAGCAGCCCGGTGGCCTCGCTGAAGCTGGCCAGCGGCTGCGACCGCCGGTGCTCGTTCTGTGCCATCCCGGCGTTTCGCGGCTCGTTCGTCAGCCGCACCCCCGACGAGCTGCTGGCCGAGGCCGAGTGGCTGGCCGGCACGGGTGTGCGCGAGCTGGTGCTGGTCAGCGAGAACTCGACGTCGTACGGCAAGGACCTGGGCGACCCGCGGGCGCTGGAGAAGCTGCTGCCGCAGCTGGCCGCGATCCGGGGCCTGGTCCGGGTGCGGGTGAGCTACCTACAGCCCGCCGAGACCCGGCCCGGCCTGGTCGAGGCGATCGCCACCACGCCGGGCGTCGCGCCGTACTTCGACCTGTCGTTCCAGCACTCCTCGGAGCCGGTGCTGCGCCGGATGCGCCGTTTCGGGTCCACCGAGCGGTTCCTGGAGCTGCTGGACAGCGCTCGCAAGCTCGCCCCCGAGGCGGGCGCGCGCAGCAACTTCATCGTCGGCTTCCCGGGCGAGACCCGCGCCGACTACGAGGAGCTGGTGCGCTTCGTCAGCGAGGCGCGGCTCGACGCGATCGGCGTGTTCGACTACAGCGACGAGGACGGCACCGAGGCCGCGACCATGGACGGCAAGGTCGGCGCGAAGACGGTCCGCAGCCGGTACGACAAGATGCTGAGCCTGGTCGAGGAGCTGTGCGGCCAGCGGGCCGAGGAGCGCCTGGGCAGCCTCGTGGACGTGCTGGTGGACACCGTGGACGGGAACACCGCGAGCGCGAGGAGTGAGCTTGCGAGCCCCGCAGGCGCGAGCCGCCGCATCAAAGTCGAGGGGCGCGCGGCGCACCAGGCGCCCGAGGTGGACGGCTCGACCATGCTGGTCGCCGGGGCCGACGGGGTCGACCTGGGCGCGTTGCACCCGGGTGACCTGGTGCGGGCCCGGGTGACCGGGACCGAGGGCGTCGACCTGGTGGCCGTGCCGGTCGAAATGATCGACGCGGCCCCCGCCGGCCGGCCCGCACTGGCCGTGGTGGCTGGTTAG
- the pgsA gene encoding CDP-diacylglycerol--glycerol-3-phosphate 3-phosphatidyltransferase yields MQERSRRVPPLLNAANVLTVVRIVLVPVFVALVIVSGMTDNRWRIAAAITFGVASFTDYVDGWIARRFELVTSFGKVADPIADKALTGSALVLLSWYDLLPWWVTVVILVREWGITLMRFWVIRYGVIAASRGGKLKTVLQIAAIAWYLWPFPAPWSAVGPWLMGAALLVTVVTGVDYVVAAIRLRRGAPVS; encoded by the coding sequence GTGCAGGAACGTTCACGCCGGGTGCCACCGCTGCTCAACGCCGCCAACGTCCTCACGGTCGTGCGCATCGTGCTGGTGCCGGTCTTCGTGGCACTGGTGATCGTTTCTGGGATGACCGACAACCGCTGGCGGATCGCGGCCGCGATCACGTTCGGCGTGGCGTCGTTCACCGACTACGTCGACGGCTGGATCGCCCGGCGCTTCGAGCTGGTCACCTCGTTCGGCAAGGTCGCCGACCCGATCGCGGACAAGGCCCTGACCGGTTCGGCGCTGGTCCTGCTGAGCTGGTACGACCTGCTGCCGTGGTGGGTCACCGTGGTGATCCTGGTCCGGGAGTGGGGCATCACGCTGATGCGCTTCTGGGTCATCCGGTACGGCGTGATCGCGGCCAGCCGCGGCGGCAAGCTCAAGACCGTGCTCCAGATCGCCGCGATCGCCTGGTACCTGTGGCCGTTCCCGGCCCCGTGGTCGGCGGTCGGCCCGTGGCTGATGGGCGCGGCCCTGCTGGTGACCGTGGTGACCGGCGTCGACTACGTGGTGGCGGCGATCCGGCTGCGGCGCGGCGCGCCCGTCTCGTGA
- a CDS encoding arylamine N-acetyltransferase family protein has protein sequence MIEAYLGLLGVPRRAPSAAYLRELHRAQVTRVPYTNAEIMLGRPGTVAPGESVRRVVSGRGGYCFQLNGAFSELLRALGFTVTLHRAYVVSAPEVVDTDLNHLALLVHDLPDPANPGGRWLADAGLGDALYDPLPLVDGEHPQGPFAYTLAASPRPEAGWRLRHDPVGSFAACDIAAAPAVLDDFAGAHVHLSTSAESPFTRFLTAQRRTAAGVDILRGCTLLGIDAAGRREEHLATRERWREALAELFGLTGDDLDELWPGALAAHEEWAARRSAVAEPAA, from the coding sequence GTGATCGAGGCATACCTGGGCCTGCTCGGGGTGCCGCGCCGGGCGCCCTCGGCGGCCTACCTGCGTGAGCTGCACCGGGCCCAGGTGACCCGGGTGCCGTACACGAATGCCGAGATCATGCTCGGGCGGCCCGGCACGGTCGCGCCGGGCGAGTCGGTGCGCAGGGTGGTCAGCGGCCGCGGTGGTTACTGCTTCCAGCTCAACGGGGCCTTCAGCGAGCTGCTGCGCGCACTGGGCTTCACGGTCACCCTGCACCGCGCCTACGTGGTGAGCGCCCCCGAAGTCGTCGACACCGACCTGAACCACCTCGCGCTGCTGGTGCACGACCTGCCGGACCCGGCGAACCCGGGCGGGCGGTGGCTGGCCGACGCCGGGCTCGGTGACGCCCTGTACGACCCGCTGCCGCTGGTCGACGGGGAGCACCCGCAGGGTCCTTTCGCGTACACCCTGGCGGCCTCGCCCCGGCCGGAGGCCGGCTGGCGGCTGCGGCACGACCCGGTGGGGTCCTTCGCGGCCTGCGACATCGCCGCCGCTCCGGCCGTGCTCGACGACTTCGCCGGCGCGCACGTGCACCTGTCGACCTCGGCCGAGTCGCCGTTCACCCGGTTCCTCACGGCGCAGCGGCGCACCGCCGCGGGGGTGGACATCCTGCGCGGCTGCACGCTGCTCGGCATCGACGCCGCGGGGCGGCGCGAGGAGCACCTGGCCACCCGGGAGCGCTGGCGGGAGGCGCTCGCCGAGCTGTTCGGCCTGACCGGCGACGATCTCGACGAGCTGTGGCCCGGCGCGCTGGCGGCCCACGAGGAGTGGGCGGCCCGGCGGAGCGCCGTGGCGGAGCCCGCCGCATGA
- a CDS encoding CinA family protein, with the protein MIDVAGLVGRLADRGQTVATAESLTGGLLTATLVTVPGVSRVLRGGLVVYATDLKHSLAGVDAGLLAERGPVDPDVALALARGARERCGADWGLSTTGVAGPGPQDGVPAGTVYVALAGPQGQAEVRELHIDGERQHVRDAAVATALGLLDTAVIDL; encoded by the coding sequence ATGATCGACGTTGCGGGACTGGTCGGCAGGCTGGCCGACCGGGGGCAGACCGTCGCGACGGCGGAGTCGCTGACCGGCGGGCTGCTCACCGCGACCCTGGTCACGGTGCCCGGGGTGAGCCGGGTGCTGCGGGGCGGGCTGGTGGTCTACGCCACCGACCTCAAGCACAGCCTGGCCGGGGTGGACGCGGGGCTGCTGGCCGAGCGCGGGCCGGTCGACCCGGACGTGGCGCTCGCACTGGCCCGGGGCGCGCGGGAGCGCTGCGGCGCGGACTGGGGGCTGTCCACCACCGGGGTGGCCGGACCGGGGCCGCAGGACGGCGTGCCCGCCGGAACCGTGTACGTCGCGCTGGCCGGACCACAGGGTCAGGCCGAGGTCCGTGAGCTGCACATCGACGGCGAGCGCCAGCACGTACGGGATGCCGCGGTGGCGACCGCGCTGGGCCTGCTCGACACCGCCGTGATCGATTTGTAA
- a CDS encoding helix-turn-helix domain-containing protein: protein MVLLRRVIGDALRARRQGQHRTLREVSTAANVSLGYLSEIERGQKEASSELLTSICDALGARLSEVLREVSDTMAVAEQVEGVLTPMPRGDQQVAEITHRPRTEVATDGQVSVTVRRDNPLRTTLRTTRNMRPGNTGNARGREVVGV from the coding sequence ATGGTGCTTCTGCGTCGAGTGATCGGTGATGCCCTCCGTGCCCGCCGGCAGGGGCAGCACCGCACCCTGCGTGAGGTCTCCACGGCTGCCAACGTGAGTCTCGGCTACCTGTCCGAGATCGAGCGGGGGCAGAAGGAGGCGTCCAGCGAGCTGCTGACCTCGATCTGCGATGCGCTGGGCGCGCGACTGTCCGAGGTCCTGCGCGAGGTCAGCGACACCATGGCCGTCGCCGAGCAGGTCGAGGGCGTGCTCACGCCGATGCCGCGCGGTGACCAGCAGGTGGCTGAGATCACGCACCGGCCGCGGACCGAGGTGGCCACCGACGGCCAGGTCTCGGTCACGGTCCGCCGGGACAACCCGCTGCGCACCACGCTGCGGACGACCCGCAACATGCGTCCGGGCAACACCGGCAACGCGCGCGGCCGCGAGGTCGTGGGGGTCTGA
- a CDS encoding SCO6745 family protein, whose amino-acid sequence MSETVPPALVRQMWQVLEPVHAAIYYAPQANEEAAALGYDTESRWSSYFAWRSAPLGAAGPELVAATYYSFSPAMIRTYVPAIWEIATPDKVLAARLRAADRTLRALLPDFVDSPEVAEAAALARRAAEAAVTAGRPLAAANADVPWPDEPHLVLWQAASVLREHRGDGHLAALLTAGLDPCEALVSFAAVGAAPVEVFASRGWTADEWRAAQERLTARGWLDADGHATGAGQAGRDEVERITDELAAGPWRALGPAGAGRLAQLVGPAAVTLARSGIFPRQSTLGLGARR is encoded by the coding sequence ATGTCCGAGACGGTGCCCCCGGCGCTGGTGCGTCAGATGTGGCAGGTGCTGGAACCGGTGCACGCGGCGATCTACTACGCGCCCCAGGCCAACGAGGAGGCCGCGGCGCTGGGTTACGACACCGAGAGCCGCTGGTCGAGTTACTTCGCGTGGCGGTCCGCGCCGCTCGGCGCGGCCGGCCCGGAGCTGGTCGCCGCGACCTACTACAGCTTCAGCCCCGCCATGATCCGCACCTACGTCCCCGCGATCTGGGAGATCGCCACGCCGGACAAGGTGCTGGCCGCACGGCTTCGGGCCGCCGACCGCACCCTGCGCGCGCTGCTCCCCGACTTCGTCGACAGCCCGGAAGTGGCCGAGGCCGCCGCACTCGCCCGCCGCGCCGCCGAGGCGGCCGTGACCGCGGGCCGCCCGCTGGCCGCCGCCAACGCCGACGTGCCCTGGCCGGACGAGCCGCACCTGGTGCTCTGGCAGGCCGCCTCGGTGCTGCGCGAGCACCGCGGCGACGGGCACCTCGCGGCGCTGCTCACCGCCGGGCTGGACCCGTGCGAGGCACTGGTGTCGTTCGCGGCGGTCGGCGCGGCGCCGGTCGAGGTCTTCGCCAGCCGGGGCTGGACGGCCGACGAGTGGCGGGCCGCGCAGGAGCGGCTGACCGCCCGTGGTTGGCTCGACGCGGACGGACACGCCACCGGCGCGGGACAGGCCGGGCGCGACGAGGTCGAGCGCATCACCGATGAACTGGCCGCCGGTCCGTGGCGGGCACTGGGCCCGGCGGGCGCCGGCAGGCTCGCCCAGTTGGTCGGACCGGCCGCGGTCACCCTGGCCCGCTCCGGGATCTTCCCCCGGCAGAGCACGCTGGGCCTGGGCGCACGGCGCTGA
- a CDS encoding SAM hydrolase/SAM-dependent halogenase family protein, with the protein MPGYDYISFTTDYGLSDGFVAACRGTIARFAPAAHVIDVTHLIAPGDVTRGAAVLAQTVPYLPDAVHLAVVDPGVGTPRRAVVVQTPRGLLVGPDNGLLVWAAQALGGPSAAYELASEDWFAPSVSRTFHGRDVFAPVAARLARGADPADAGPAVAPDSLIQLPEPVVTWGDGWLEAEVLTVDRFGNVQLAAAGSALELLPDRLTVGGCRAIRGTTFADAPSGGLVVFADSADRIAIAVNGGRAAVMLAVTPGDLVRIT; encoded by the coding sequence ATGCCCGGATACGACTACATCTCGTTCACGACCGACTACGGGCTGTCGGACGGCTTTGTCGCCGCCTGCCGCGGCACGATCGCCCGTTTCGCCCCGGCCGCCCACGTCATCGACGTCACGCACCTGATCGCGCCCGGCGACGTCACCCGCGGCGCGGCGGTCCTGGCACAGACGGTGCCGTACCTGCCCGACGCGGTCCACCTCGCGGTCGTCGACCCGGGCGTCGGCACGCCGCGTCGGGCGGTCGTCGTGCAGACCCCGCGCGGCCTGCTCGTCGGCCCCGACAACGGGCTGCTCGTCTGGGCCGCGCAGGCACTCGGCGGGCCGTCGGCGGCGTACGAGCTGGCCAGCGAGGACTGGTTCGCCCCGAGCGTGTCGCGCACCTTCCACGGCCGCGACGTCTTCGCCCCGGTGGCGGCCCGGCTGGCCCGCGGCGCGGACCCAGCCGACGCGGGCCCGGCGGTCGCGCCGGACAGCCTGATCCAGCTGCCCGAGCCGGTGGTGACCTGGGGCGACGGCTGGCTGGAGGCCGAGGTGCTGACCGTCGACCGGTTCGGCAACGTGCAGCTCGCCGCCGCCGGCTCGGCCCTCGAACTGCTCCCCGACCGGCTCACCGTCGGCGGCTGCCGGGCGATCCGCGGCACCACCTTCGCCGACGCCCCGTCCGGCGGCCTGGTCGTCTTCGCCGACTCCGCCGACCGCATAGCCATCGCCGTCAACGGCGGCCGCGCCGCCGTCATGCTCGCCGTAACCCCCGGCGACCTGGTCCGCATCACCTGA
- a CDS encoding acyltransferase family protein → MTTAAAPARRDTYVDFLRALSLIVVVVWHWAFTILDWRADGPHATSPLGFTRGLWLATWLFQVMPLFFFIGGFVHIRSWERAQARGVSMGAFVWRRMRQLLIPAGIVLLVWIALGGLIGSYFNLTGVGRAVKLVVSPLWFLAVYLMLIALLPVGLWLHRKAGLLALVWLAGAAMVVDVARFGKGMEDIGWLNMVLVWGLAHQAGFFYQNVVDSPRRNDWALLWAGLFGLVGLVGSGLYPGSMVGVPGERFSNMAPPTFVIVALLLFQIGFAELMRPRMQILLERPRWKRVNELINEFSLPLYLVHTTGMALFLFLTWLWLRYDMDKPADVDLGWWLTRPLAIIGPLICTIPVLLLFRRIQRRGAASAAAAKGAADAVSSAVPAQRGQASTGESAVGEAGRDAGQAAADTDASEEIGTPRRP, encoded by the coding sequence ATGACCACTGCCGCCGCCCCCGCGCGCCGTGACACCTATGTGGACTTCCTCCGGGCGCTGAGCCTGATCGTGGTCGTGGTCTGGCACTGGGCGTTCACGATCCTCGACTGGCGCGCCGACGGCCCGCACGCCACCAGCCCGCTCGGCTTCACCCGCGGGCTGTGGCTGGCCACCTGGCTGTTCCAGGTCATGCCGCTGTTCTTCTTCATCGGCGGCTTCGTGCACATCCGCAGCTGGGAGCGGGCCCAGGCACGCGGCGTCAGCATGGGCGCGTTCGTCTGGCGGCGCATGCGCCAGCTGCTCATCCCGGCCGGCATCGTGCTGCTGGTATGGATCGCGCTCGGCGGCCTGATCGGCAGCTACTTCAACCTCACCGGCGTCGGCCGGGCGGTCAAGCTCGTGGTCAGCCCACTGTGGTTCCTCGCGGTCTACCTGATGCTCATCGCCCTGCTGCCGGTCGGCCTGTGGCTGCACCGCAAGGCGGGACTGCTGGCCCTGGTGTGGCTGGCCGGCGCGGCGATGGTGGTCGACGTGGCCCGCTTCGGCAAGGGCATGGAGGACATCGGCTGGCTCAACATGGTGCTGGTGTGGGGCCTGGCGCACCAGGCCGGCTTCTTCTACCAGAACGTGGTCGACTCACCCCGCCGCAACGACTGGGCGCTGCTCTGGGCCGGCCTGTTCGGCCTGGTCGGGCTCGTCGGCTCGGGGCTCTATCCGGGCTCCATGGTCGGCGTACCGGGCGAGCGCTTCTCGAACATGGCCCCGCCCACCTTCGTCATCGTGGCGCTGCTGTTGTTCCAGATCGGATTCGCCGAGCTGATGCGACCGAGGATGCAGATCCTGCTGGAACGCCCCCGCTGGAAGCGGGTCAACGAGCTGATCAACGAGTTCTCGCTGCCGCTCTACCTGGTGCACACCACCGGCATGGCGCTGTTCCTGTTCCTGACCTGGCTGTGGCTGCGCTACGACATGGACAAGCCCGCCGACGTCGACCTGGGCTGGTGGCTGACCCGGCCGCTGGCCATCATCGGCCCGCTGATCTGCACCATCCCGGTGCTGCTGCTGTTCCGCAGGATCCAGCGCCGCGGCGCGGCGAGCGCGGCGGCCGCCAAGGGCGCCGCGGACGCGGTGTCGTCGGCCGTCCCCGCGCAGCGCGGGCAGGCCTCCACGGGCGAGTCCGCCGTGGGCGAGGCGGGGCGGGACGCCGGGCAGGCGGCCGCCGACACCGACGCGTCGGAGGAGATCGGCACGCCGCGGCGGCCATAG